One Psychrosphaera aestuarii DNA window includes the following coding sequences:
- a CDS encoding TlpA family protein disulfide reductase, which translates to MLKNITVQALAFFLLFQLISWIRELPLLSSDEKAPGYTLTSLKGTEFNSNIFNGKPTIVFFWAPWCSVCKVSMPNLQSFYEENGKDINVVSIALSYTSKQEVVDIIEKQSLTFTTLLGNDKTATDYKIKGFPTYYILDANGKVHAKSMGYSSELGIKARTLTL; encoded by the coding sequence ATGTTAAAGAACATTACTGTACAAGCTCTTGCGTTTTTTTTGTTATTTCAACTTATCAGCTGGATAAGAGAGTTACCTTTATTATCATCGGACGAAAAAGCACCAGGTTATACATTAACTTCGTTAAAGGGCACGGAATTTAACAGCAACATATTTAATGGAAAACCGACGATTGTATTTTTCTGGGCACCATGGTGTTCTGTATGTAAAGTCAGTATGCCAAATTTACAGAGTTTTTATGAAGAGAACGGCAAAGACATCAACGTAGTGAGCATAGCGTTGAGTTATACCAGCAAACAAGAAGTTGTGGATATTATCGAAAAACAATCTCTTACTTTTACTACGTTATTGGGAAATGATAAAACCGCCACGGACTATAAAATAAAGGGTTTTCCCACTTACTATATTCTTGATGCTAACGGCAAGGTACATGCAAAGTCGATGGGGTATTCTTCCGAGCTCGGAATAAAAGCCAGAACGCTTACTTTGTGA
- a CDS encoding zinc ribbon domain-containing protein — MAIIKCPQCGKSISDKQKVCPHCELDMTNLTEEKIHSLSKIRSIKYNQSLQTHQFIAMLLFLAGCFSYYNIEDNTSPQFVAAQASILIGFIWYIVNRFRIIWAKRSRKK, encoded by the coding sequence ATGGCAATTATTAAATGTCCACAGTGTGGTAAGTCAATTTCAGACAAACAGAAGGTATGTCCGCATTGTGAATTGGATATGACCAATTTGACTGAGGAAAAAATCCATAGCCTCAGTAAAATTCGTTCGATAAAGTACAATCAGTCATTACAAACCCATCAGTTTATTGCAATGTTATTGTTCTTAGCTGGATGTTTTTCGTATTACAACATTGAAGATAATACCTCGCCGCAATTTGTCGCGGCACAAGCGAGTATTTTAATTGGCTTTATTTGGTATATTGTTAATAGATTTAGAATAATTTGGGCTAAACGAAGTCGCAAAAAGTAG
- a CDS encoding alpha/beta fold hydrolase, protein MKKMTLLMAALLIKSLCANAEPSLTQTPADNNKNNTTQQSMQTKEGLPASCINSEVTGQGKPIILIPGFSNDQRVWKAQTKALSKTHQVHLISLAGYAGQSPCLYKSGFLSTVSEQLIDYIENNKLQDVTLVGHSLGGLLSMKLAIEKPNLFSHIISVDGLPFIGPIFTRDNNTEINDIAFQAKQIKTMYKQASPSQIEFMTQQGMAVQTNSLTGQKEILDMAKTSDSATLGDSIFDVMSTDLRPDLHKITSKLLLIGASGGFSSQAEHQYIKALYQAQLFDKVDAELVMNTNAKHFVMYDDSDWLTDRIIDFISVKNSNVNFNKSNHSIISKKGN, encoded by the coding sequence ATGAAAAAAATGACGCTATTAATGGCCGCATTGCTAATAAAATCACTTTGTGCAAATGCAGAGCCGAGCTTAACCCAGACACCAGCAGATAATAATAAAAACAACACAACTCAACAGTCAATGCAAACAAAAGAAGGTCTTCCGGCATCTTGCATTAACAGTGAAGTAACAGGACAAGGTAAACCCATCATATTAATTCCGGGCTTTTCCAACGATCAAAGAGTATGGAAGGCTCAAACAAAAGCGCTATCTAAAACACATCAAGTTCATTTAATTTCACTTGCAGGCTATGCGGGACAATCGCCATGTCTGTATAAAAGTGGCTTTTTATCAACTGTCTCTGAGCAATTGATTGACTACATCGAAAATAACAAGCTTCAAGATGTCACTCTTGTTGGCCATAGCCTTGGGGGGTTACTTTCAATGAAACTGGCAATTGAGAAACCTAATTTATTTTCGCACATAATCTCTGTTGATGGTCTGCCATTTATAGGCCCAATCTTCACCCGCGACAATAACACTGAGATAAATGACATCGCATTTCAAGCGAAGCAAATAAAAACAATGTATAAACAAGCTTCCCCTAGCCAAATTGAATTTATGACTCAACAAGGTATGGCTGTTCAAACAAATAGTCTTACCGGACAAAAAGAGATTTTAGATATGGCAAAAACGTCTGATTCAGCCACACTAGGGGACAGTATTTTTGACGTGATGAGTACTGACCTTAGACCTGACTTACATAAAATCACCTCTAAACTATTACTTATTGGAGCCTCGGGCGGCTTCTCGTCTCAAGCCGAACATCAATATATAAAAGCGTTATACCAAGCTCAGTTATTTGATAAAGTTGATGCGGAGTTAGTCATGAATACCAACGCCAAACATTTTGTGATGTATGACGATAGTGATTGGCTGACAGACCGAATAATTGACTTCATTTCTGTAAAAAATAGTAATGTTAATTTTAATAAGTCGAATCATTCAATCATTAGCAAAAAAGGAAATTAG
- a CDS encoding M14 family metallopeptidase has product MRITSNFDSGNIKVLDITDANNIQLSINNDHNSDFYQWFHFKLETTAGEEHTLRITNAKDAAYPEGWQNYQAMASYDRETWFRVNTDYNNGELVINHIPDFDNVFYAYFVPYSYERHLDLIHQSQLNPDTQLITLGETIDGRDMSLLQIGVPEEGKKSIWITARQHPGESMAEWYVEGLLDRLFDGDDATSRLLLDKAVFYVVPNMNPDGSARGHLRTNAVGTNLNREWLEPSMEKSPEVFLVTQKMKETGVDLFLDIHGDEAIPYNFVAGCEGIKSYDDRHKDLEERFKAAYAAATPEFQDVHGYDKDKPGEANPTVGAAWVGEQFKCLSYTVEMPFKDHNDAPDAIYGWNDVRSAKFGADALTAIFAVIDQLR; this is encoded by the coding sequence ATGAGAATAACCAGTAACTTCGATAGCGGTAACATCAAGGTTCTTGATATTACTGATGCAAATAACATTCAATTGTCGATTAACAATGATCACAATTCAGACTTTTATCAATGGTTTCACTTTAAGTTAGAAACAACGGCTGGTGAAGAACATACGCTACGAATTACCAATGCCAAAGATGCCGCGTATCCAGAAGGGTGGCAGAATTATCAAGCAATGGCCTCTTATGACCGTGAAACTTGGTTTCGAGTAAATACTGATTACAATAATGGCGAACTTGTTATCAATCACATTCCTGACTTTGATAATGTTTTTTATGCTTATTTTGTTCCTTATTCTTATGAACGTCATTTAGATTTAATTCACCAATCTCAATTAAATCCTGATACCCAATTAATTACACTCGGCGAGACAATTGACGGGCGCGATATGTCGTTGCTACAAATTGGGGTCCCTGAAGAAGGCAAAAAGTCAATCTGGATAACGGCGCGTCAGCACCCAGGCGAGTCAATGGCCGAATGGTATGTTGAAGGGTTACTTGACCGATTATTTGATGGAGACGATGCAACTTCACGTCTGCTATTAGATAAAGCGGTTTTTTATGTAGTACCAAACATGAACCCAGACGGCTCAGCGCGAGGCCACCTCAGAACAAATGCGGTTGGTACCAACTTGAACCGAGAATGGTTAGAGCCGAGCATGGAGAAAAGTCCTGAAGTCTTTTTAGTTACACAAAAAATGAAAGAAACAGGTGTCGATTTATTCTTAGATATTCATGGCGACGAAGCTATTCCATATAACTTTGTCGCAGGCTGTGAAGGAATTAAGAGCTACGATGATCGTCATAAAGATTTAGAAGAGCGCTTCAAAGCTGCTTACGCTGCAGCCACACCAGAATTTCAGGATGTGCATGGCTACGATAAAGATAAGCCAGGTGAGGCAAATCCTACAGTAGGTGCAGCATGGGTAGGGGAGCAGTTTAAATGCTTGTCTTATACGGTAGAAATGCCATTCAAAGACCATAATGATGCACCTGACGCAATTTATGGCTGGAATGATGTTCGTTCTGCTAAGTTTGGTGCAGATGCTTTGACTGCGATTTTTGCAGTGATTGATCAATTACGATAA
- a CDS encoding alanine/glycine:cation symporter family protein: MNAFNDLLLFLDGILGSSPWFPYVLLGVGIFFTIYLKFPQIRYFKHAWKVVTGKYDKKGAEGDTNHFQALSTALSGTVGTGNIGGVALALSIGGPAALFWMWMTAFFGMTTKFVEVTLSHKYRVKTEDGTMAGGPMYYMDRRLNMKWLAVLFAIATVVSSFGTGSLPQINNIAQSMNDSFGFDHMLTGGVLAILLALVILGGIKRIAYITSRVVPIMATLYVIGALSVILYNLENVGPSFISVFQDAFTGSAATGGFVGAAFAYAFTKGVNRGLFSNEAGQGSAPIAHAAAKADEPVSEGMVSILEPFIDTIIICTLTGMVILSSGAWHEKHENDFQRSDMLILAGEYSQKNDTDLTSISAYLNELGSDVKPYQGEIIVKEGKAVSDGFTILNSRSFAENVVFLLPGEHVYNGKLNVVDGLLKNKEIIVRGDSLIHSASLTTEAFTRGFFGESGKYIVTIGLLLFAFSTAIAWSYYGDRAMTYLLGARSVMPYRVIYVAGFFWASFADTSLIWNLAAVAIVVMTLPNLLGIFLLRKEMKETVDDYWVKFNDEHKKDS; encoded by the coding sequence GTGAACGCATTTAACGATTTACTCTTGTTTCTTGATGGCATTTTAGGGAGCTCTCCATGGTTTCCTTATGTGCTGTTAGGCGTGGGTATATTTTTCACCATCTATCTTAAGTTTCCACAAATTCGTTACTTCAAGCATGCTTGGAAAGTAGTGACCGGAAAATACGACAAAAAAGGTGCGGAAGGTGATACTAACCACTTCCAAGCTTTGTCTACAGCACTATCTGGTACGGTAGGTACAGGTAACATTGGTGGTGTTGCACTAGCATTATCAATTGGTGGCCCAGCTGCTTTATTCTGGATGTGGATGACGGCGTTCTTCGGTATGACAACAAAGTTTGTTGAAGTAACCTTGTCTCACAAATACCGTGTTAAAACAGAAGATGGCACTATGGCTGGTGGTCCAATGTACTACATGGATCGTCGCTTGAACATGAAGTGGTTAGCCGTTTTATTTGCTATCGCGACGGTTGTAAGCTCATTTGGTACAGGTAGTTTGCCTCAAATCAATAACATCGCTCAGTCAATGAATGATTCATTTGGTTTTGACCACATGTTAACTGGTGGTGTGTTAGCTATTTTGTTGGCACTGGTTATTTTAGGTGGTATTAAACGTATTGCTTATATTACGTCTCGTGTTGTGCCAATCATGGCAACACTTTATGTAATTGGCGCTCTAAGCGTTATTTTATATAACCTTGAAAATGTAGGTCCTTCGTTTATTTCGGTATTCCAAGATGCCTTTACTGGATCTGCTGCTACCGGTGGTTTTGTTGGCGCCGCATTTGCGTATGCGTTTACTAAAGGTGTTAACCGTGGTTTGTTCTCAAACGAAGCGGGTCAAGGTTCTGCGCCGATTGCCCACGCGGCAGCTAAAGCTGACGAGCCAGTATCTGAAGGTATGGTTTCAATTTTAGAACCTTTCATTGATACAATTATTATTTGTACGTTAACCGGCATGGTTATTTTATCTTCAGGTGCATGGCACGAAAAGCATGAAAATGACTTCCAGCGCTCAGACATGCTTATTTTGGCAGGCGAATATAGCCAAAAGAATGACACTGATTTAACGTCGATATCGGCATACTTAAATGAACTTGGTTCAGATGTTAAACCGTATCAAGGCGAAATTATCGTTAAAGAGGGTAAAGCCGTTAGTGATGGTTTCACTATCTTGAATTCACGTTCATTTGCAGAAAATGTTGTGTTCTTGTTACCTGGAGAACATGTTTATAACGGTAAATTAAACGTGGTAGATGGTTTATTAAAGAATAAAGAAATTATCGTTAGAGGCGACTCGTTGATACATTCTGCATCTTTAACGACCGAAGCCTTTACTAGAGGATTTTTTGGCGAATCCGGTAAATATATAGTAACAATTGGTTTACTATTATTTGCTTTTTCTACAGCAATCGCATGGTCATATTACGGTGACCGAGCCATGACCTACTTATTAGGTGCTCGTTCTGTTATGCCATATCGAGTGATATATGTTGCAGGTTTCTTCTGGGCATCGTTTGCTGATACGTCTTTGATCTGGAATCTAGCAGCGGTAGCGATTGTAGTAATGACTTTACCTAACTTATTAGGTATTTTCTTATTACGTAAAGAAATGAAAGAAACAGTAGATGACTATTGGGTTAAGTTTAACGACGAGCATAAGAAAGACAGTTAA
- a CDS encoding YeaC family protein, with translation MNLDQMLAAVTPEVYENLKYAVETGKWQNGQKLTDKQREDSLQLVLAYQSKVAKSKEHFTVGENGEMVMKSKRELKKEFLSEMDIARFDQDDI, from the coding sequence ATGAACCTTGATCAAATGTTAGCGGCGGTGACGCCAGAAGTTTATGAAAACCTGAAGTATGCGGTAGAAACAGGAAAATGGCAGAATGGCCAAAAACTCACGGATAAACAGCGCGAAGATTCACTGCAGTTAGTCTTGGCGTATCAAAGTAAAGTGGCTAAATCAAAAGAACATTTTACCGTTGGTGAGAACGGTGAAATGGTTATGAAATCAAAACGCGAACTTAAAAAAGAGTTTCTTTCTGAAATGGATATAGCAAGGTTTGATCAAGATGATATTTAA
- a CDS encoding DUF349 domain-containing protein has product MIFKRLFAKKKWQSTKISDRISAVSELDRLNGEQKSILHELAFNDAEKSVRRAALEKLNDFSLFWQAAKKDPNEDVSRFALKHIREALVAPQSEIIEQKEKATFIKECSNAKFIDEIKFLLPSEDLVEVALQRLDKQDLYIEALLQGRLSADTATAVVESVNDLQTLKKLHKKLSGQSQIKITNKISEVEQHTIALSQAEKKARLVLAQLNALKDKQDFEDISRQYQKLNQDWQAQLPLVNELDKHVSNELNAKYDAINSSLKDKLSYLEVAHLEQKEQLEQLEQQKQLTAEIESELTQFENELNDLVSEGGEIKLGMTETLAVLADKIDSANLTDDENNKLSQRIDKLQRGFIDLPKIKLLQKEAIDTIEKIESIDLPSSLETLNTIKPTFKELKKSWSELEQSISISHDVTERYNIASAALDKSIKKLEAEQNKRFSSFKRKQSELMQLITDGRFREAFGLFNKLQKWHGELNVYQQTQIEKQWTDSNVQIEQLRDLEQSIAEPKRQELLEQIEKLAKQPLVDASEQAHRVKVLRSDWLSLGRIDREDPLNLQFNEFSEQAFAVCRAFYSELEQEREQAYQAKLLVLEQLETLANNLANEEVSSWREVELLNSKLTKHWFDIGLVDKSKVSEINERFSAASKSIKTKIIEQQKFNQTDKQALLDKAKQIADSDTSLPDKANELKKLQSDWKKIGFCGRKIDDKLWGEFRLVNNAVFDALGELRNANRTRSTEIKNDLITQLNAFTEQLKSLTQNNEAKALGQQVKELVISKSELEKSDYERVLKVKNSLLEKIEETELSLRKNMRLNQYVMLFNALEDLASGKTIDTSILKPSWSNALNANSKVDRLEATLKMEIIAELESPESELPQRQAIQMSMMTEKLESGTSYNKDELLEDWLSAGAISSDDVALISRVRHVFSI; this is encoded by the coding sequence ATGATATTTAAGCGTTTATTTGCAAAAAAGAAATGGCAAAGCACTAAAATTAGCGATCGTATTAGTGCTGTCAGTGAGTTGGACCGCCTAAATGGCGAACAAAAAAGTATTCTTCATGAGTTAGCATTTAACGACGCCGAAAAATCGGTTCGACGAGCCGCACTTGAAAAACTCAATGACTTTTCTTTATTTTGGCAAGCCGCCAAAAAAGATCCTAATGAAGACGTAAGCCGATTTGCCCTTAAACACATTCGAGAAGCGCTCGTTGCCCCGCAGTCGGAGATCATTGAACAAAAAGAAAAAGCCACCTTCATCAAAGAATGTAGTAATGCAAAGTTCATAGACGAAATAAAGTTTTTATTGCCGAGTGAAGACTTAGTGGAAGTTGCGTTACAGCGTTTAGATAAACAAGACTTATACATTGAGGCGCTGTTGCAAGGGCGTTTGTCTGCTGATACTGCAACAGCTGTTGTCGAGTCAGTTAACGATTTACAAACGTTAAAAAAGCTTCATAAGAAATTGTCCGGTCAATCGCAGATAAAAATAACCAATAAAATTAGTGAAGTAGAGCAACACACAATTGCACTGTCTCAAGCAGAAAAAAAAGCTCGATTAGTGCTTGCGCAACTGAATGCCTTAAAAGACAAACAAGACTTTGAAGACATATCTCGACAATACCAAAAGTTAAACCAGGATTGGCAAGCGCAGTTACCTTTAGTAAACGAACTAGATAAACATGTAAGTAATGAGCTTAACGCTAAATATGATGCCATTAATAGTAGCCTTAAAGATAAGCTTAGTTATTTAGAGGTAGCGCATTTAGAGCAAAAAGAGCAACTCGAACAGTTGGAGCAGCAAAAGCAATTAACAGCTGAAATTGAGTCTGAATTAACTCAATTTGAAAATGAACTGAATGACCTAGTTAGTGAAGGCGGAGAGATTAAGCTTGGAATGACTGAAACGTTAGCAGTGCTAGCGGATAAGATAGATAGTGCCAATCTAACCGACGACGAAAATAATAAATTAAGTCAACGTATTGATAAATTACAGCGTGGCTTTATCGATTTGCCTAAAATTAAGTTATTACAAAAAGAGGCAATAGATACAATCGAAAAGATTGAAAGTATTGATTTACCGTCGTCACTAGAAACGTTAAATACTATCAAGCCAACCTTCAAAGAGCTAAAAAAGAGCTGGTCCGAATTAGAGCAGTCAATTTCAATAAGTCATGACGTTACCGAACGATATAACATTGCATCAGCGGCACTCGATAAATCGATTAAAAAACTTGAAGCAGAGCAGAATAAACGTTTTTCTAGTTTTAAACGCAAGCAGTCGGAGTTAATGCAGCTTATTACGGATGGACGTTTTAGAGAGGCTTTTGGGTTATTTAATAAATTACAAAAGTGGCATGGTGAGCTAAACGTATATCAACAGACTCAAATTGAAAAACAATGGACTGACAGCAATGTTCAAATAGAACAGTTACGCGACTTAGAGCAGTCAATTGCTGAGCCTAAACGTCAAGAATTACTTGAGCAAATTGAAAAATTAGCGAAACAACCGTTAGTTGACGCTTCAGAACAAGCTCATCGAGTAAAAGTGTTGCGAAGTGATTGGTTATCTCTTGGGAGAATAGACCGAGAAGATCCATTAAATCTTCAATTTAACGAGTTTTCCGAACAAGCTTTTGCCGTTTGCCGTGCATTTTACTCTGAGTTAGAACAAGAACGTGAACAAGCGTATCAAGCCAAGTTACTTGTTTTAGAGCAATTGGAAACGTTAGCGAACAACCTTGCAAATGAAGAGGTGAGTAGCTGGAGAGAAGTTGAGCTATTAAATAGTAAATTGACAAAGCACTGGTTTGATATCGGCCTTGTTGATAAGTCAAAAGTATCAGAGATAAACGAGCGCTTTTCAGCTGCGAGTAAATCCATAAAAACAAAAATAATTGAACAACAAAAGTTTAACCAAACGGATAAACAGGCGTTGTTAGACAAGGCAAAACAAATTGCTGACTCTGACACGTCACTTCCAGATAAAGCAAACGAATTGAAAAAGTTGCAGTCGGACTGGAAAAAGATTGGTTTTTGTGGCCGTAAAATTGATGATAAATTGTGGGGTGAGTTTCGTTTAGTTAACAACGCCGTGTTTGACGCACTAGGGGAGCTTCGTAATGCAAATCGAACTCGTTCTACAGAGATTAAAAATGATTTGATAACACAGTTGAATGCCTTCACTGAACAGCTAAAATCATTAACCCAAAACAACGAAGCTAAAGCGCTTGGCCAACAAGTTAAAGAATTGGTTATATCCAAGTCTGAACTTGAAAAAAGTGATTATGAGCGCGTTTTAAAGGTTAAAAACTCATTACTAGAAAAGATTGAAGAGACAGAGCTGTCTTTAAGAAAGAACATGCGTTTAAATCAATACGTCATGCTTTTTAATGCATTGGAAGATTTAGCAAGCGGTAAAACGATAGATACAAGTATATTAAAGCCTTCATGGTCTAATGCGTTAAACGCGAATA
- a CDS encoding EAL domain-containing protein, whose amino-acid sequence MRSIKGTLTSITVLAFIALTVTILLMSMLEHERLYKKSVINDLDSLSENMSNDLIPIIALEFNEIELTTMLLRLDAYKNIKVAAIYDSEWNSKQVYIGQSLSQQNSDIKSYLPNDIQSLSLGVYSNKDNLIALKQVGDPSFPQGYLLIVKDARKPLNDSNLSLIVNVTPIVFVLLIIVLYFVLKIQGDLLLPLNKLSKLANLVTKTQDYSVRFDFTGKSEVKSLGDNFNNMMATIETETDKNEKYTRRLKEQQKTMQRLANFDSLTGLPNRSFFMETLRLELAKAEREGINVTLMYLDLDGFKEINDNYGHDVGDGLLIEIAKLLPSFLRNSDVIARLGGDEFLILMHKEPNDYELEEIANRIINGLNKPILVSGWELNISVSIGVAKAQDSHFNLSDFITNADIAMYRSKMAGKNTHTEFLPEMMEDKKRKLQIANSFIPAIKNNEFNVYYQPKVNIDKVIVGYEALIRWTSKELGFVSPAEFIPISEKSGKIKQLTEWVIQQVCKDTPTLMSLHESGLKIAINLSAHDIKRASLLDFIKHHVSSNRILPETIEFEVTESAYLENFEEADSFLTSLKNFGCSIALDDFGTGYSSLGYLTKMPIDTLKIDKQFVDELEVSVQSTLITTTIIKLAKQLNLTICAEGVETNNQMDFLIKHDCQQLQGYLFGKPEPLSAIMSKSQNA is encoded by the coding sequence TTGCGAAGTATTAAAGGTACATTAACCTCAATCACAGTGCTCGCCTTTATAGCTTTGACAGTTACAATATTATTAATGTCAATGTTAGAGCACGAAAGGCTATACAAAAAATCGGTGATTAATGATTTAGATTCGTTGTCAGAAAACATGTCTAATGATTTGATCCCGATTATAGCGCTTGAGTTTAACGAAATTGAATTAACAACTATGTTGCTTAGGTTAGACGCCTATAAAAATATAAAAGTAGCCGCTATATATGACAGCGAATGGAATTCAAAGCAGGTGTATATAGGCCAGTCGTTATCGCAGCAAAACTCTGATATTAAATCCTACTTACCCAATGACATACAAAGCTTATCTCTTGGGGTATACAGCAATAAAGACAACTTAATTGCCCTGAAACAAGTCGGCGATCCGAGCTTTCCGCAAGGCTACCTATTAATTGTAAAAGATGCACGTAAACCACTCAATGACAGTAACTTATCTCTGATTGTTAATGTCACACCGATAGTTTTTGTTCTATTAATCATTGTTTTATATTTTGTTTTAAAAATCCAAGGTGACTTATTGTTGCCACTCAATAAACTTTCTAAGTTAGCTAACCTAGTTACAAAAACCCAAGACTACAGCGTACGGTTTGACTTCACTGGAAAGTCAGAAGTAAAAAGTCTTGGTGATAATTTTAACAATATGATGGCAACAATAGAGACTGAAACTGATAAAAATGAAAAGTACACGCGCCGACTAAAAGAACAACAAAAAACTATGCAACGTTTGGCTAATTTTGACTCATTAACGGGCCTGCCCAACCGTTCATTTTTTATGGAAACACTACGTTTAGAGCTCGCTAAAGCTGAGCGCGAAGGAATAAACGTTACCTTAATGTATTTAGATTTAGATGGATTTAAGGAAATCAACGACAACTATGGTCATGATGTCGGCGATGGTTTGTTAATTGAAATAGCAAAATTATTACCTAGCTTTTTAAGAAATAGTGATGTTATTGCAAGGTTGGGCGGCGATGAGTTTTTAATTTTAATGCACAAAGAACCAAACGACTACGAACTCGAAGAAATTGCCAATAGAATCATAAATGGGCTCAATAAACCAATATTGGTATCTGGTTGGGAATTAAATATTTCAGTAAGTATCGGGGTAGCTAAAGCTCAAGACTCACACTTTAATCTAAGCGACTTCATAACCAATGCAGACATTGCCATGTATCGCTCGAAAATGGCAGGGAAAAATACTCATACTGAATTTTTACCTGAAATGATGGAAGATAAAAAACGTAAATTACAAATTGCTAATTCCTTTATACCCGCAATTAAAAATAACGAATTTAACGTATATTACCAGCCAAAGGTTAATATCGACAAAGTAATAGTTGGATATGAGGCGTTAATTCGTTGGACAAGTAAAGAGTTAGGCTTTGTATCGCCGGCTGAATTCATTCCAATATCAGAAAAATCTGGAAAAATAAAACAATTAACTGAGTGGGTAATTCAACAAGTTTGTAAAGACACTCCAACCTTGATGTCACTTCATGAGTCAGGACTAAAGATCGCCATTAATTTATCAGCGCATGATATTAAAAGAGCTTCTTTACTGGACTTCATCAAGCATCATGTAAGTAGTAACCGCATCTTACCCGAAACAATCGAATTTGAAGTTACAGAGTCGGCCTACCTTGAAAACTTCGAAGAAGCTGACTCTTTTCTAACCAGTTTAAAAAACTTCGGCTGTAGCATTGCGCTAGATGATTTTGGAACGGGTTATTCATCACTTGGCTACCTGACAAAAATGCCAATAGACACATTGAAAATCGACAAACAATTTGTTGATGAGTTAGAGGTCTCGGTGCAAAGCACATTAATTACAACAACGATAATTAAATTAGCGAAACAACTAAATCTAACTATATGTGCTGAAGGTGTAGAGACGAATAACCAAATGGACTTTTTAATAAAGCACGACTGCCAGCAACTACAAGGTTACTTATTTGGAAAACCAGAGCCGTTGAGCGCTATTATGAGTAAAAGTCAAAATGCTTAA
- a CDS encoding RNA polymerase sigma factor has protein sequence MENTNHNIIATSFEMITYVEKAQQGQTAAFEKLIHYSQNAISSIALAITKDIQASEDVTQQTYIKAWQDIGQLKNPQSFLPWIRQITRYAALNYIRSNKIEKNNQHPNYDDLLNLVCDDNDQQDLALIKQQQSQLIWNLLDLLEPDVREIVLLYYREQKNSRSVAQLLDISPSLVRKKLERARTQLKPKILNKYGNVVYSTAPAGIAAVILTVISPTSLGLSSGFSLASLKASVSTNSSVVTSLGTKVLSAFASILLPLLLALGANHLSMEQVIKRVDDLGVQRALRKLRFQTSIWMIVTAIIMAFGYGFTNGWLIPSLGFVLFWLGLYRSTLTINQLTNLNVTPTIIKIRSLEFNVNAIGCYLGLYLGLFGGGAGLVLGLLNSGRLSSLL, from the coding sequence ATGGAAAATACCAATCACAACATTATTGCTACTTCTTTTGAAATGATCACTTATGTTGAAAAAGCGCAACAAGGTCAAACGGCGGCATTTGAAAAATTAATCCATTACTCTCAAAATGCAATTAGCAGTATCGCCCTTGCTATTACAAAAGATATTCAGGCAAGCGAAGATGTCACTCAACAAACCTACATAAAAGCTTGGCAAGATATTGGCCAGCTTAAAAATCCACAAAGTTTTTTGCCTTGGATAAGACAAATAACCCGATATGCTGCGTTAAATTATATTCGTTCAAACAAAATTGAAAAGAATAACCAACACCCGAATTACGATGATCTACTTAACTTAGTTTGTGACGATAATGATCAACAAGATTTAGCATTAATAAAACAACAACAGTCACAACTTATATGGAACCTATTGGACTTACTGGAGCCTGATGTTCGTGAAATTGTTCTTTTGTATTATCGAGAACAAAAAAACAGTAGGTCTGTTGCACAATTGCTCGATATTAGCCCTAGCCTTGTCCGTAAAAAATTAGAAAGGGCAAGAACGCAACTCAAACCAAAAATTTTAAATAAATACGGTAATGTTGTTTATAGTACTGCACCTGCTGGTATCGCTGCAGTCATTTTAACCGTTATTAGCCCAACGTCTTTAGGTCTTTCATCAGGGTTTAGTTTGGCATCTTTAAAAGCCAGTGTATCAACAAACAGTAGCGTAGTGACTTCGTTAGGAACCAAGGTACTGTCGGCTTTTGCAAGCATACTGCTGCCTTTATTATTGGCATTAGGCGCAAACCACCTGTCCATGGAACAGGTCATAAAGCGAGTTGATGATTTAGGCGTGCAACGTGCACTTCGAAAACTCAGATTTCAAACTTCAATATGGATGATTGTCACTGCAATTATTATGGCTTTTGGCTATGGCTTCACCAATGGTTGGTTGATCCCATCCTTGGGATTCGTTCTTTTTTGGCTTGGTTTATATCGCTCCACATTAACGATTAACCAGCTTACAAATCTAAACGTAACCCCCACCATCATCAAAATCAGGAGCCTAGAGTTTAATGTAAATGCAATTGGTTGTTACCTTGGACTTTACCTTGGATTGTTTGGTGGCGGTGCTGGACTGGTTCTGGGCTTACTTAACTCAGGTCGCCTTAGCTCACTGTTGTAG